In Chrysoperla carnea chromosome 2, inChrCarn1.1, whole genome shotgun sequence, the following proteins share a genomic window:
- the LOC123293578 gene encoding protein THEM6 produces the protein MGFFLFDFVTEYFNILAGLSFLLVSGVALLYIFWDVNYFIRVAFVMGYSKLFLPKKKPTDEAVIYGYCTTQDVDIFLRHMNNARYIRELDFARFQYYERSGLFKSIVERDGTALQGASNIRYRRTIPIFTAYKIITKLVYWDEKAMYLEQQFITLNDNFVRAIALSKQNIVGVNVCDLLKSLLGDEYKDPEKPAELDHWLESIEISSAKLREKKDD, from the exons atgggattttttttatttgacttcGTAaccgaatattttaatatccttGCTGGTTTATCGTTTTTGCTTGTATCCGGTGTTgcattgttatatatattttgggaTGTTAACTATTTTATACGAGTTGCATTTGTTATgggatattcaaaattatttttaccaaaaaaaaaacctacagATGAAGCTGTTATTTATG gaTATTGTACAACCCAAGATGTGGATATATTCCTACGTCATATGAATAATGCAAGATATATACGAGAATTAGATTTCGCAAGGTTTCAATATTACGAACGAAGTggtctatttaaaagtattgTTGAACGTGACGGTACAGCGTTGCAAGGTGCATCAAATATTCGATATCGAAGAACCATACCAATATTCACTGCctacaaaattattactaaa ctAGTATATTGGGATGAAAAAGCTATGTACTTAGAGCAACAATTCATAacattaaatgataattttgtaCGAGCAATAGCATTgagtaaacaaaatattgttgGTGTAAATGTCTGTGATTTATTGAAATCATTACTTGGTGATGAATATAAAGATCCAGAAAAGCCAGCAGAATTGGATCATTGGTTGGAAAGTATAGAAATATCTAGCGCCAAATTAAGAGAAAAGAAAGACGactga